The Nitrospira sp. genome contains a region encoding:
- the hslU gene encoding ATP-dependent protease ATPase subunit HslU codes for MNLNSLTPRQIVEELNRYVIGQKDAKRMVAIALRNRWRRQQVAPDLRDEVMPKNIIMIGPTGVGKTEIARRLAKLAEAPFLKVEASKFTEVGYVGRDVESIIRDLTELAINMVKTQRLASVQQKAEQQGEERLLDLLLPPPPPRPGFGESTGEPSTHTPPDSHEATRSKLRLQLREGKLDERTVEMEVKERGLPVGVISNVGGLDDLENNLRDMLGGMFQGKKKKRVMKVPEALKHLTQEEAQKLIDMDDATREAIAKVEQTGIVFLDEIDKIAGRERTMGPDVSREGVQRDLLPIVEGCTVTTKHGPVVTDHILFIAAGAFHVAKPSDLIPELQGRFPIRVELSPLSKEDFVRILTEPKGALVRQYQALLATEGLTIEFAKDGLEEIAEVAVQVNERTENIGARRLFTIMERLLEEISFEGPGWPDKRIDITASYVRERLKDIVKDQDLSRYIL; via the coding sequence TTGAATCTCAACAGCCTCACCCCGCGTCAAATCGTCGAGGAACTGAATCGTTATGTGATCGGGCAAAAGGACGCGAAGCGGATGGTCGCCATCGCCCTTCGCAACCGCTGGCGGCGCCAGCAGGTGGCTCCCGACCTGCGCGATGAGGTGATGCCGAAGAACATTATCATGATCGGGCCGACCGGAGTCGGGAAGACCGAGATCGCCAGACGGCTCGCCAAGTTGGCCGAAGCCCCTTTCCTCAAAGTCGAAGCGTCGAAGTTCACCGAAGTCGGCTACGTCGGGCGCGATGTAGAGTCCATCATTCGCGATTTGACCGAGCTGGCCATCAATATGGTCAAGACCCAACGCCTGGCTTCCGTTCAGCAAAAGGCCGAACAACAGGGAGAGGAGCGATTGCTGGATCTTCTCTTGCCGCCGCCTCCCCCTCGACCAGGCTTTGGGGAAAGCACGGGCGAGCCGTCCACCCACACGCCGCCGGATTCCCACGAGGCCACCCGGTCGAAACTTCGACTGCAGTTGCGGGAAGGGAAGCTGGACGAGCGAACGGTTGAAATGGAAGTAAAAGAACGCGGGCTTCCGGTCGGCGTGATCTCCAACGTCGGAGGGCTTGACGATCTCGAGAACAATCTCCGTGACATGCTGGGCGGTATGTTCCAGGGTAAGAAAAAGAAGCGGGTGATGAAGGTGCCTGAGGCGCTCAAACACCTGACGCAGGAAGAAGCCCAGAAATTGATCGATATGGATGACGCCACGCGTGAAGCGATTGCCAAGGTGGAACAGACCGGAATCGTGTTCCTCGATGAGATCGATAAGATCGCCGGCAGGGAACGGACCATGGGACCCGATGTCTCGCGGGAAGGCGTGCAACGCGACTTACTCCCCATCGTAGAAGGATGTACGGTCACCACGAAACACGGCCCGGTCGTGACGGATCACATTCTCTTTATCGCCGCCGGCGCCTTTCATGTGGCAAAGCCGTCCGATCTGATCCCGGAGCTTCAAGGACGGTTTCCTATCCGGGTGGAACTCAGTCCCTTATCGAAAGAGGATTTCGTCCGTATTCTGACGGAGCCGAAAGGCGCGTTGGTCCGTCAATATCAGGCCTTGCTGGCCACAGAAGGCCTTACCATTGAGTTCGCCAAAGACGGCCTGGAAGAAATCGCCGAGGTCGCGGTGCAGGTGAACGAACGGACCGAGAACATCGGCGCGCGCCGGCTCTTCACCATTATGGAGCGGTTGCTTGAGGAGATCTCCTTCGAAGGCCCGGGATGGCCCGACAAACGAATCGACATCACCGCCTCTTACGTGAGGGAGCGTTTGAAAGATATCGTCAAGGACCAGGATTTGAGCCGGTATATCCTCTAA
- the argB gene encoding acetylglutamate kinase: MNRLIKKANVLIEALPYIRTFRGKTVVVKYGGHAMTDASLKERFAQDIVLLKYVGINPVIIHGGGPQIDKMLDRLGIEAKFRHGVRITDEATMEIVEMVLAGKINMEITDLINRHGGSAVGLSGKDGGLILSKPLTAKAWAESLERDLDGEDGEGDFGLVGDIEKVDPGLLRNLQDDHYIPVIAPIGTDREGNTYNINADLVAGAVAGALRAEKLLMMTDIKGIRDANGRHLSTVSRKDVQRMMKKGIITEGMIPKVHACLEAIAEGVGKAHIIDGRIPHAVLLEIFTHKGIGTEIVT; this comes from the coding sequence ATGAACCGACTGATCAAGAAGGCCAACGTTCTCATCGAAGCCCTTCCGTATATTCGCACGTTCCGCGGGAAAACAGTGGTCGTCAAATACGGTGGCCATGCGATGACGGACGCTTCGCTCAAAGAACGCTTTGCGCAGGATATCGTGCTATTGAAGTATGTGGGGATCAATCCCGTCATCATTCACGGCGGCGGCCCACAAATCGACAAAATGCTGGATCGGCTCGGCATCGAAGCAAAATTCCGTCACGGCGTCCGCATCACCGACGAAGCCACGATGGAAATCGTGGAAATGGTCTTGGCCGGGAAAATCAACATGGAGATCACCGACCTCATCAACCGGCACGGTGGCAGCGCAGTGGGTTTAAGCGGAAAGGACGGTGGCCTGATTCTCAGCAAGCCGTTGACGGCCAAGGCCTGGGCAGAAAGTCTGGAGCGCGACTTGGATGGAGAAGACGGTGAAGGCGACTTCGGATTGGTGGGCGACATTGAGAAGGTCGATCCGGGTCTGTTACGCAATCTTCAGGACGACCACTACATCCCGGTCATCGCACCGATAGGAACAGACCGCGAGGGCAATACATACAATATCAATGCGGATCTCGTAGCCGGGGCGGTGGCGGGGGCATTGCGCGCGGAGAAGCTTCTGATGATGACGGATATCAAAGGCATTCGCGATGCCAACGGACGCCACCTTTCCACGGTGTCTCGAAAAGATGTGCAACGTATGATGAAGAAAGGGATCATCACGGAAGGCATGATCCCGAAAGTTCATGCCTGCCTGGAGGCAATAGCTGAAGGAGTCGGCAAGGCCCATATCATCGATGGGCGCATTCCCCATGCCGTTCTGCTGGAAATCTTTACGCACAAAGGTATCGGCACCGAGATTGTGACCTAA
- a CDS encoding M28 family peptidase, which yields MPVDRNLLKEDLRHLVGERHPLSSPVRLQQAEGYLRRRFMEAGLAVTAHEFEGLGKPYRNVIGTARSSSLHDEHVLPLILAAHFDTIEGSPGADDNASALAVLLHAARQVRSMRLARPIQFIAFNLEEHNLLGSFAYTSFLRKNHHAIHGAIVLECVGYASHQQGSQRIPPGVPIAVPTTGNFLAVVGNERSRDLTGSIAQTMKSHLPVVPLVVPGNGEKLPDTRRSDHTSFWEQGFPAVMLTDTANFRNPHYHRPTDTLDTLNLDFIASVADGITAAVMALAARPIT from the coding sequence GTGCCCGTTGATCGCAACCTTCTCAAAGAAGACCTTCGCCATCTGGTAGGGGAGCGGCATCCCTTGTCCTCTCCAGTCCGCTTACAGCAGGCGGAAGGGTATCTGCGACGCCGGTTCATGGAGGCCGGGCTCGCCGTCACTGCGCATGAATTCGAGGGATTGGGCAAGCCCTATCGGAATGTCATCGGAACGGCGCGTTCCAGTTCTCTACACGATGAACACGTGCTCCCTCTGATTCTTGCCGCGCACTTCGATACAATTGAAGGGTCTCCGGGAGCTGATGACAATGCCAGCGCGCTCGCGGTGCTCCTACACGCAGCTCGTCAGGTCCGAAGCATGAGATTGGCCAGGCCGATCCAGTTCATCGCCTTCAACTTGGAGGAGCACAATCTTCTTGGCAGCTTCGCCTATACCTCATTCCTTCGAAAGAACCATCATGCCATTCATGGAGCGATCGTGCTGGAGTGCGTCGGTTATGCGAGCCATCAACAAGGTTCGCAGAGAATCCCTCCCGGTGTGCCGATCGCCGTTCCCACGACAGGAAATTTCCTTGCCGTGGTCGGCAATGAGCGGTCACGGGACTTGACGGGCTCCATCGCCCAGACGATGAAATCGCACCTTCCGGTTGTTCCGCTGGTTGTGCCGGGCAACGGAGAAAAGCTGCCGGACACAAGACGCAGCGACCACACATCGTTCTGGGAGCAGGGCTTCCCGGCCGTCATGCTGACCGACACCGCGAACTTTCGTAATCCCCATTACCATCGACCGACCGATACCCTCGACACGTTGAATCTCGACTTTATCGCCTCAGTCGCCGATGGGATCACAGCAGCCGTTATGGCTTTGGCCGCCCGACCTATTACGTAG
- a CDS encoding ORF6N domain-containing protein, with translation MPSRKADLVPDSLEPLILVVRNQRVILDADLARLYGVPTKRFNEAFKRNQQRFPDDFAFQLTAVEFNNLRSQIATSSSQATGMTGITKNSSKFPTGSNRSQSVTSSHGGRRYRPWAFTEHGAMMAANILHSERAIHMSVFVVRAFVRLREHIAANRTILKRLAEIDKTLLEHDTGLVDLYEKLQPLLQPPPDAPTRRIGFQSKGKA, from the coding sequence ATGCCTTCACGAAAAGCCGATCTTGTCCCTGATTCCTTAGAACCACTCATCCTGGTCGTTAGAAACCAACGCGTCATCCTGGATGCGGATTTGGCCAGACTATACGGAGTGCCAACGAAGCGCTTTAACGAAGCCTTCAAACGAAACCAACAGCGGTTTCCCGATGACTTTGCCTTTCAGCTCACCGCTGTTGAGTTCAACAACTTGAGGTCGCAAATTGCGACCTCAAGTTCGCAAGCTACCGGGATGACAGGGATAACCAAGAACTCGTCGAAATTTCCGACCGGTTCCAACCGGTCACAATCTGTGACCAGTTCCCACGGAGGGCGCCGGTATCGTCCCTGGGCGTTCACTGAGCACGGCGCCATGATGGCCGCCAATATTCTCCATAGCGAACGGGCGATCCACATGAGCGTCTTTGTGGTCCGAGCCTTTGTGCGGCTGCGTGAACATATCGCAGCCAATCGGACCATCCTCAAGCGCCTGGCAGAGATTGACAAGACCTTGCTCGAGCACGATACCGGCTTGGTCGATCTGTACGAGAAACTGCAACCGCTGCTGCAACCGCCACCCGACGCACCCACGCGACGGATCGGCTTCCAGTCGAAGGGAAAAGCGTAG
- a CDS encoding NERD domain-containing protein: protein MTAAIDVHIGSPLEHQSERSFLHQLCDDLRQANCNAIVLANFYPPTYPRQIDFLIVTERCAGLIELKAFSQPVEGGINGEWSLVLPDRSRKKLNLPNPHEQVVQCKFALSDEVRKHSGKDPDQWLIPGNNPFYKAIEGMVCIYPEILIGSTVTQGDFRAKVVGYQDCLNILSVTGSRSPNWNRKQWQALVMHLGLAKLEEDSQLRDATDEDALASVTSYVERFYDFWRPRMGKLVPLTLRGADRTYKTSDMLGIISDGKHYQIIGPSGTGKTELLLHAALHSLANGIVTIFVQVKNYDDELSYLLDVSVSYLHPGSFTDLLKRCKALNKRTVLVVDAFNECPGDKKDRFLQELQSLILKEPLPVIITAQGLLDLPQHLKGETLAFADLSLEDKKAVFQVRAGHFGGDMANLVQPFKTPLELSLAGQCVSESVADVTQMTKVDLLETYTRRLTGRTGDPLKVRELFMKIAEAMGIRLTSSLPLREIEQLALTIFDHHTSAIDLLTRALRSNLIEVHYNRGSFRHEQFQLYFEAEAFLRQNCERQVLASNLVRPRNRHLSDMVIPMITDEAALRDVLIALEDVEIIAACSQGSLGPLAKHVSRSDAVQALHICYVNAGEFALRIGDQAVGHPFVDSLVSGEGVLSLKSYEKALLHVAGSLVYEDVFFDEVLSLIRKTDNRIEQILKEWPPEHRKLARGGLFADLYVFEKLGEGLWPTSFITTACHNAFRSQAKPPVLSKVALLLDGSRTPTSGELYLCALLLRRHQDGPPSNLPRLLRLSWGTGLYHLRLETLQLVQGYAHAVTGPLRDEIVEVLSGFETNNLFLNTQLVETSMAYDLIEPVIDATGASMEIDEIIRADDTPETREWAYSAINKQFEDVFQGAYWTAIRELSKEDLVTLYTRGSLGATSYGFFCDYVLEELLQLRDIRALPAFERWAAEIDVESSNTRETARAYALAQAGCAMFRPFPAQLTNLDSDAKRAWQLYGEILFWGNKSTLSHEDILAKCTPLWEKLRREIPFEAIDPLMHLWNAGLSLDMKLPIKGLLELAADFRDMVLSLLELGLVNRERLITIFERSASFQKNRRTMFLIELLGELGTLSGIKALETLAETPDYGQTSVEAIRSIRRRSGE, encoded by the coding sequence ATGACTGCTGCAATCGATGTTCACATCGGCTCTCCGCTGGAACATCAATCCGAAAGATCATTCCTCCATCAACTCTGTGATGATCTTCGTCAAGCCAATTGTAACGCAATCGTTCTAGCCAATTTCTACCCGCCGACTTATCCCCGTCAAATCGACTTTCTTATTGTGACAGAACGATGTGCGGGACTCATCGAGCTTAAGGCATTTAGCCAGCCAGTGGAGGGAGGTATTAACGGTGAGTGGAGTTTGGTCCTGCCGGACAGGTCGAGAAAGAAGCTTAACTTGCCAAATCCTCATGAGCAAGTCGTTCAATGCAAGTTTGCGCTCAGTGATGAAGTCCGCAAGCATTCTGGAAAAGACCCTGATCAGTGGTTAATCCCTGGCAACAATCCCTTTTACAAAGCCATAGAAGGAATGGTTTGCATTTATCCTGAAATTCTAATTGGCTCGACTGTGACGCAAGGAGACTTTAGAGCAAAAGTAGTCGGTTACCAGGATTGCTTGAACATTCTGAGTGTTACAGGCTCACGATCACCAAATTGGAACAGAAAGCAATGGCAAGCCCTCGTAATGCATTTGGGATTGGCGAAATTGGAGGAGGATAGTCAGCTCCGAGACGCAACGGATGAGGATGCCCTTGCTTCAGTGACAAGCTATGTGGAACGTTTTTATGACTTCTGGCGTCCTCGGATGGGGAAGCTGGTTCCCCTAACGCTTCGAGGAGCAGACCGCACGTATAAGACTAGCGATATGCTCGGGATCATTTCAGATGGAAAGCACTATCAAATCATTGGGCCATCTGGAACCGGAAAAACAGAGCTTCTCCTTCACGCCGCCTTGCATTCTCTGGCGAATGGCATCGTGACCATCTTCGTGCAAGTGAAAAATTATGACGACGAACTGTCGTATCTTCTTGATGTGAGCGTGTCCTACCTTCATCCCGGTAGCTTTACTGACTTATTGAAGCGATGCAAGGCCCTCAACAAGCGGACAGTCCTTGTCGTGGATGCGTTCAACGAATGTCCAGGTGATAAGAAGGACAGATTCCTACAGGAACTCCAATCATTGATTCTCAAGGAGCCACTTCCCGTCATTATCACCGCTCAGGGTCTACTCGATCTACCGCAGCATCTCAAGGGTGAAACACTGGCTTTTGCTGATTTGTCTTTGGAGGACAAAAAGGCCGTCTTTCAGGTGCGCGCTGGTCATTTCGGTGGAGATATGGCGAACTTGGTGCAGCCGTTTAAGACTCCTCTGGAGTTAAGCTTGGCCGGCCAGTGTGTATCAGAATCGGTGGCCGATGTGACTCAGATGACAAAAGTGGACCTGTTGGAAACTTACACGCGTCGTCTTACTGGGAGAACCGGTGATCCGTTAAAGGTCCGTGAACTCTTCATGAAAATTGCGGAGGCAATGGGGATCCGGCTCACCTCCAGTCTTCCGCTTCGGGAAATAGAACAGCTGGCATTAACTATTTTCGATCATCATACTTCCGCAATCGATCTGCTCACGAGGGCTTTACGCTCCAATCTTATAGAGGTTCATTACAATCGTGGATCTTTTCGCCATGAACAGTTCCAGTTGTATTTTGAAGCCGAAGCTTTTCTTCGACAGAACTGTGAGCGACAGGTCCTCGCTTCAAATCTTGTTCGACCGCGAAATCGGCATCTATCTGATATGGTCATCCCCATGATTACCGATGAGGCCGCGTTACGAGATGTGCTGATCGCACTGGAAGATGTCGAAATCATAGCAGCGTGCTCACAGGGTAGCTTAGGGCCGCTCGCAAAGCACGTATCCAGAAGTGATGCGGTACAAGCGCTCCATATCTGCTACGTCAACGCGGGGGAATTCGCCCTTCGTATTGGCGATCAAGCTGTTGGGCATCCGTTCGTCGATTCATTGGTGAGTGGAGAAGGCGTCCTATCTTTGAAGAGCTATGAAAAGGCGCTGTTACACGTCGCAGGATCTCTCGTGTACGAGGACGTATTTTTCGATGAGGTATTGTCCCTGATTCGAAAGACTGACAACAGGATCGAACAAATACTAAAGGAATGGCCTCCCGAACATAGGAAGCTCGCTAGAGGAGGATTGTTTGCGGATCTATACGTATTTGAAAAACTAGGAGAAGGGCTATGGCCCACTTCATTCATTACCACAGCATGCCATAACGCTTTTCGGTCTCAAGCGAAGCCCCCGGTGCTATCAAAAGTCGCTCTGTTGCTCGATGGCTCAAGGACTCCTACGTCCGGAGAACTGTACCTCTGCGCCCTCTTGCTCCGTCGACATCAAGACGGACCTCCGAGCAATCTCCCCAGGCTCTTACGGCTATCCTGGGGTACCGGGCTCTATCATCTCAGGCTTGAAACGCTTCAACTGGTTCAGGGGTATGCACATGCGGTAACAGGACCGTTACGGGATGAGATTGTTGAAGTACTTTCTGGTTTTGAAACGAACAACCTTTTCCTCAATACACAATTGGTGGAAACAAGCATGGCTTACGACCTGATAGAACCAGTGATCGATGCTACTGGTGCATCCATGGAGATTGACGAGATTATTCGAGCTGACGATACCCCGGAAACCCGAGAATGGGCCTATTCGGCAATAAACAAGCAATTCGAGGACGTGTTTCAAGGGGCCTATTGGACAGCAATCCGTGAACTCTCAAAAGAGGATCTTGTCACTCTCTATACACGAGGGTCACTTGGCGCGACCAGCTATGGCTTTTTCTGTGATTATGTCCTCGAAGAGTTGCTTCAATTGCGAGACATAAGAGCATTGCCTGCCTTCGAGCGATGGGCAGCAGAAATAGACGTGGAAAGTTCGAACACGCGGGAAACCGCTCGCGCGTATGCCTTGGCACAAGCCGGATGTGCCATGTTTCGACCCTTCCCAGCACAACTAACCAATCTAGACTCAGACGCGAAACGTGCTTGGCAACTCTATGGAGAGATCTTGTTCTGGGGAAACAAATCGACGCTCTCGCATGAGGACATTCTGGCGAAGTGTACACCTCTTTGGGAGAAGTTGAGGAGAGAGATTCCTTTCGAAGCCATCGACCCCTTGATGCATTTGTGGAATGCTGGTCTGTCACTAGATATGAAGCTTCCCATAAAGGGCCTTCTAGAATTAGCCGCGGACTTTCGGGACATGGTGCTATCTTTGCTGGAATTGGGTTTGGTCAATCGAGAAAGGCTCATCACCATCTTTGAGCGTTCGGCTTCATTTCAGAAAAACAGACGGACTATGTTCCTCATCGAACTTCTCGGTGAACTTGGTACGTTATCGGGCATAAAAGCGTTGGAGACATTGGCCGAAACGCCGGACTACGGCCAGACCTCTGTTGAAGCCATCCGTTCCATCAGAAGACGGAGCGGAGAATGA
- a CDS encoding DUF433 domain-containing protein, with protein sequence MVTKRSSAFSKSHDVREVATYGITEAAHYLRIPRTTIRDWVSGRHYRSDAGVRFSRPIIHPPHSPVKLLSFMNLIEIHVLDAIRRKYDIPLEKVRTAVNYLTKQFPSRHPLADQEFVTDGLNLFIKKFSQLINISEEGQLAIQAVLEAHLHRIERDLQGIPVRLYPFTRKRDLQEEPRAVVIDPLVSFGRPVLVGTGIPTAVIAERYKAGESMDALAEDYGRQRAEIEEAIRCELTLEAA encoded by the coding sequence ATGGTCACTAAGAGGTCTTCAGCCTTTTCCAAGTCTCATGATGTCCGCGAAGTCGCCACCTATGGCATAACCGAAGCTGCCCACTACTTGCGCATCCCGCGTACTACGATTCGAGACTGGGTGTCCGGCCGACATTACCGTAGCGACGCCGGTGTGCGTTTCTCAAGGCCCATCATCCACCCTCCCCATTCTCCGGTGAAGCTGCTTTCATTCATGAACCTGATCGAAATTCATGTATTGGATGCCATCCGTCGCAAATACGATATCCCGCTGGAGAAGGTCAGAACGGCGGTCAACTATCTCACCAAACAGTTTCCTTCGCGTCACCCGTTGGCCGATCAGGAGTTTGTCACAGACGGGTTGAATTTATTCATCAAGAAATTCAGCCAGCTCATCAACATCTCAGAGGAGGGGCAATTAGCGATCCAAGCAGTGCTTGAAGCGCACCTCCATCGAATTGAGCGAGACCTCCAAGGTATTCCTGTCCGGCTGTATCCGTTCACCCGGAAACGGGATCTGCAAGAGGAACCGAGAGCCGTCGTCATTGACCCGCTGGTGTCCTTTGGCCGGCCGGTCCTGGTTGGGACTGGTATTCCGACCGCGGTGATCGCGGAACGATATAAAGCAGGCGAATCAATGGATGCGCTCGCAGAGGATTATGGACGTCAGCGGGCCGAAATCGAAGAAGCCATCAGATGTGAACTCACCCTCGAAGCAGCCTGA
- a CDS encoding gamma carbonic anhydrase family protein — protein MIRTFQGIKPTVPKSCFVETTAAVIGDVVMGEDCSVWFNAVIRGDVNYIRIGDRTNVQDLCMLHVTHDTHPLVIGNAVTIGHHVVLHGCTIHDRVLVGMGAIIMDGAVIGEDSVVGAGALVVEGTIVPPKSLILGAPAKVKRPVTEKELAWIRESADNYVKYARQYMDDTGKKTGFEL, from the coding sequence ATGATTCGCACCTTTCAGGGCATCAAGCCGACAGTCCCGAAGTCTTGCTTTGTTGAAACCACCGCCGCCGTCATTGGCGATGTCGTCATGGGCGAGGACTGTAGTGTGTGGTTCAACGCGGTCATTCGGGGTGATGTGAATTACATCCGGATCGGAGATCGGACCAACGTGCAAGACCTGTGTATGTTGCATGTCACTCATGACACTCACCCCCTAGTGATCGGGAATGCGGTCACGATCGGCCATCACGTCGTACTGCACGGTTGCACGATTCACGATCGTGTGTTGGTGGGAATGGGCGCGATCATCATGGACGGCGCGGTGATCGGGGAGGATTCGGTGGTAGGAGCCGGCGCACTCGTTGTGGAGGGTACGATCGTTCCGCCGAAGAGTCTGATCCTTGGCGCCCCGGCGAAGGTCAAACGACCGGTCACGGAGAAGGAGCTGGCCTGGATCAGGGAATCGGCGGACAATTATGTGAAGTATGCGAGGCAGTATATGGACGATACGGGGAAGAAAACCGGGTTTGAACTGTGA
- the rimO gene encoding 30S ribosomal protein S12 methylthiotransferase RimO, whose protein sequence is MTTIGFVNLGCSKNQVDSEIMLGTLVSEGFQLTGDPQKAEVVIVNTCGFIEEAKQESINTILEHGHLKKTGTCRVLIAAGCLAQRYQGDLLKELPELDAVVGTGEFGKIAEICRDLLAPKKRHRRLWISQPPYLYDELAPRLRLGQQHSAYVKIAEGCNRNCTFCAIPLMRGKQRSRPVESIVAEARKLAEEGVKEINLISQDTVNYGVDLGLRQGLVQLFRELVKVEGLRWIRPFYLYPQQVTDDLLDLYAGEEKITKYIDMPLQHINDRMLKRMHRLGDRAAIESLVDRIRKRIPGVTFRTAFIVGFPGESEAAFTELRNYVEQAEFDRVAVFLYSDEERTPAADLDEKVEREIMDERRNTLLSIHESIATAKGRAKVGSILDVLVDGRSEETDGVLEGRHAGLAPEIDGVVYIDEGAADRHTQRPTRQRVDDPAPGEFCKVQITDAAGFDLVGHIVTNPVL, encoded by the coding sequence ATGACCACGATTGGGTTCGTGAATCTTGGTTGTTCCAAAAATCAGGTCGACTCGGAAATTATGCTTGGCACACTTGTATCCGAAGGCTTTCAGTTGACTGGTGATCCCCAAAAAGCCGAGGTGGTCATCGTGAATACCTGCGGTTTCATCGAAGAAGCCAAGCAGGAATCGATCAACACAATCCTGGAACACGGTCACCTGAAGAAAACAGGAACGTGCCGTGTCTTGATCGCAGCCGGCTGCCTGGCGCAGCGGTATCAGGGAGACTTACTGAAGGAACTGCCGGAACTGGATGCGGTAGTCGGCACCGGCGAGTTCGGCAAGATCGCGGAGATTTGCCGAGACTTGTTGGCTCCGAAAAAGCGGCATCGGCGACTCTGGATCAGCCAACCCCCATATCTCTATGACGAACTGGCCCCTCGTCTCAGGCTGGGTCAACAGCACAGCGCCTATGTGAAAATCGCCGAAGGTTGTAACCGGAATTGTACCTTCTGCGCCATCCCGCTGATGCGCGGCAAGCAACGCAGCCGGCCGGTGGAATCCATTGTCGCGGAAGCTCGGAAACTCGCGGAAGAAGGGGTGAAAGAAATCAACCTCATCTCGCAAGACACGGTCAACTATGGTGTCGATCTGGGACTTCGCCAAGGCTTAGTCCAACTGTTCCGTGAATTGGTGAAGGTTGAAGGCCTCCGGTGGATCCGGCCGTTCTACCTTTACCCGCAGCAGGTGACAGATGACCTGCTGGATCTCTATGCCGGGGAAGAAAAGATCACGAAATACATCGACATGCCGCTTCAGCACATCAATGACCGCATGCTCAAACGCATGCATCGGCTGGGTGATCGCGCTGCGATTGAATCTCTAGTCGATCGCATACGGAAGCGCATTCCCGGTGTGACCTTTCGGACGGCCTTCATCGTCGGCTTCCCGGGAGAAAGCGAGGCGGCCTTCACCGAACTGCGCAATTATGTGGAGCAGGCCGAGTTTGACCGGGTCGCGGTGTTTCTCTACTCGGACGAGGAGAGGACCCCGGCAGCCGACTTGGACGAAAAGGTCGAGCGGGAAATTATGGATGAGCGCCGTAATACCCTCCTTTCGATACACGAATCGATCGCGACCGCCAAAGGACGGGCCAAGGTCGGCTCGATCCTCGACGTGCTTGTCGATGGGCGATCTGAGGAAACGGATGGGGTGCTGGAGGGCCGCCACGCAGGTCTCGCCCCTGAAATAGACGGCGTCGTCTATATCGACGAAGGTGCGGCCGATCGTCACACGCAGCGCCCGACACGTCAAAGGGTCGACGATCCAGCGCCCGGCGAATTCTGCAAGGTCCAGATCACGGATGCGGCGGGGTTTGACCTTGTCGGACACATCGTCACGAATCCAGTCCTCTGA
- the purU gene encoding formyltetrahydrofolate deformylase, translating to MTAPRKDSIILLIRCKDRKGIVARVSGFIHDFGGNILDSDHHTDEETNDFLMRMEFATEGFQIPVGDIPAAFEPIATVYEMYYEVHPSSRRTRVGMFVSKQDHCLADLLQRHRRDELHIDIPVIISNHDTCATWADLFKIPFAVYPVTKETKPQQERQVLALLQEHAVELVVMARYMQILSADFLTQVGCPVINIHHSFLPAFIGANPYRQAYDRGVKIIGATAHYATQDLDEGPIIEQDVIRVGHRDTVDDLVRKGRDLEEIVLARAVRRHIERRVLVYGRKTVVFD from the coding sequence ATGACAGCGCCGAGAAAAGATTCCATCATCCTGCTGATCCGTTGCAAGGATCGTAAAGGCATCGTCGCGCGAGTGTCGGGGTTCATTCACGATTTCGGCGGCAACATTCTCGACTCGGACCATCACACAGACGAAGAGACGAACGATTTTCTGATGCGGATGGAGTTTGCGACGGAAGGATTCCAAATTCCCGTGGGCGACATTCCAGCGGCCTTTGAGCCGATCGCAACAGTGTACGAGATGTACTACGAGGTGCATCCGTCCAGCCGACGAACCCGGGTCGGCATGTTCGTGTCGAAGCAAGATCACTGTCTGGCGGACCTCCTCCAGCGGCACCGTCGAGACGAGCTGCATATCGATATTCCTGTCATCATTTCGAATCATGACACCTGTGCGACCTGGGCCGATCTCTTCAAGATCCCGTTTGCCGTGTATCCCGTCACCAAGGAGACCAAGCCGCAGCAGGAACGGCAGGTCCTGGCGCTCCTACAGGAACATGCCGTTGAGCTCGTCGTGATGGCTCGTTACATGCAAATCCTCAGTGCGGACTTTCTCACCCAGGTCGGTTGTCCGGTGATCAACATTCACCATTCCTTTCTGCCGGCCTTCATCGGGGCAAATCCTTATCGGCAAGCCTATGACCGTGGCGTGAAGATCATCGGAGCGACCGCGCATTATGCGACCCAGGACCTGGACGAAGGGCCGATCATCGAGCAAGACGTCATTCGCGTGGGACATCGGGATACGGTGGACGATCTCGTGCGGAAAGGACGCGACTTGGAGGAAATCGTGTTGGCTCGCGCCGTCCGGCGCCATATCGAGCGGCGTGTATTAGTCTATGGACGGAAGACCGTCGTGTTTGATTAG